From the genome of Neisseria lisongii, one region includes:
- the dsbD gene encoding protein-disulfide reductase DsbD, giving the protein MKKILYFLAALLSLSAPVLADTVDASQLLPPEEAFSPLLEVSDQGVHARFKIADGYYLYQAKITAETEPAALLGEPSFSQGEEKNDEFFGKQTVFHHNAEAAWPYTNRPSAAYKLVLNYQGCAEVGVCYPPVTTEFDIQGNGLYQPPGEDAASAKERFTQPDSARPASKPAASSSRFKLSWDTLNANLLAFFLAGLGLSFTACMYPLLPIVSGIIVGDKNTDKRRAFLLSNVYVQGLALTYTLVGVIAGLTGALLTVWLQQPWIVLAAAALMVVLALSMFGLFDIQLPASVQSYFQNQSNRLSGGKIASVFIMGMLSALIVGPCVAPPLAFALGYIGQTGDAVLGGLALYVLALGTGVPLIIIGTFGGHILPRAGGWMIGIKYAFGFILLAVAVYLATPHLPYALTAALYTLLLIVPAALLLRQMSREQGRLKTVCAVLGIFLLAGGGWFGWQSYRSQATALHHFLTLSPPSSRETAHYGKVFTDTAELQQAIAEAFAQQPDQPVMLDFYADWCVSCKEMAAYTLNQPQVHEAVDMQRFFQIDVTANTPEHRALLKSFGLFGPPGVFVIHPDGSHSEALLGFVPPEQFIEWYKQNSR; this is encoded by the coding sequence ATGAAAAAAATCCTCTATTTTCTCGCCGCACTGCTCTCCCTCTCCGCTCCGGTTTTGGCGGATACGGTGGACGCTTCCCAGCTGCTGCCGCCCGAAGAAGCCTTTTCGCCGCTGCTTGAAGTCAGCGACCAAGGTGTCCATGCCCGTTTCAAAATCGCCGACGGCTATTATCTCTACCAAGCCAAAATCACTGCTGAAACCGAACCTGCTGCTTTGTTGGGCGAACCATCTTTCAGCCAAGGCGAAGAGAAAAACGATGAATTTTTCGGCAAACAAACCGTGTTCCACCACAATGCCGAAGCCGCATGGCCCTACACAAACCGCCCGTCTGCCGCCTACAAACTGGTTTTGAACTATCAGGGCTGCGCCGAAGTCGGCGTGTGCTATCCGCCGGTAACGACCGAATTTGATATTCAGGGCAACGGGCTGTATCAGCCGCCGGGTGAAGATGCTGCTTCCGCCAAAGAGCGTTTTACCCAACCTGATTCGGCACGCCCCGCCAGCAAACCTGCTGCCTCTTCTAGCCGTTTCAAACTTTCTTGGGACACTTTAAACGCCAACCTGTTGGCGTTTTTTCTCGCCGGCTTGGGCTTGAGCTTTACCGCCTGCATGTATCCGCTGCTGCCGATTGTGTCGGGGATTATTGTCGGCGATAAAAATACCGACAAACGCCGTGCCTTTTTGCTCTCCAATGTTTATGTGCAGGGCTTGGCGCTGACCTATACGCTGGTCGGCGTGATTGCCGGACTTACCGGCGCTCTGCTTACCGTCTGGCTGCAGCAGCCGTGGATTGTCCTTGCCGCCGCTGCGCTGATGGTGGTGCTGGCGCTGTCGATGTTCGGCCTGTTTGATATCCAACTGCCCGCCTCCGTCCAATCTTATTTCCAAAACCAAAGCAACCGACTCTCCGGCGGCAAAATCGCCTCGGTCTTTATTATGGGTATGCTCTCGGCGCTGATTGTCGGCCCTTGCGTCGCCCCGCCGCTGGCATTTGCCTTGGGCTATATCGGCCAGACCGGTGATGCCGTACTCGGCGGTTTGGCGCTGTATGTCTTAGCACTCGGCACCGGCGTGCCGCTGATTATTATCGGCACCTTCGGCGGCCATATCCTGCCCCGTGCCGGCGGCTGGATGATCGGCATCAAATACGCCTTCGGCTTTATCCTGCTCGCCGTTGCCGTATATCTTGCCACACCGCACCTGCCCTACGCTCTGACTGCCGCACTCTACACCCTGCTGCTTATCGTACCCGCTGCCCTGCTGCTGCGCCAAATGTCCCGCGAGCAAGGCCGTCTGAAAACCGTTTGCGCCGTGTTGGGCATTTTTCTGCTTGCAGGCGGCGGCTGGTTCGGCTGGCAAAGCTACCGCAGCCAAGCCACCGCCCTGCACCATTTCCTGACCCTGAGTCCGCCAAGCAGCAGAGAAACCGCCCACTACGGCAAAGTCTTTACCGACACCGCCGAACTGCAACAGGCCATTGCCGAGGCTTTTGCACAGCAACCCGACCAACCGGTGATGCTCGACTTTTACGCCGACTGGTGCGTATCCTGCAAAGAAATGGCCGCCTACACCCTCAACCAGCCGCAAGTGCATGAAGCCGTCGATATGCAGCGCTTCTTCCAAATCGACGTAACTGCCAACACCCCCGAACATCGGGCGCTGCTGAAATCCTTCGGCCTCTTCGGCCCGCCGGGCGTATTTGTTATTCATCCTGACGGTAGCCACAGCGAAGCCTTATTAGGCTTTGTACCACCCGAACAGTTTATCGAGTGGTACAAACAAAACAGCCGTTAA
- the folE2 gene encoding GTP cyclohydrolase FolE2, protein MNAIADVQSSRDLRNLPINQVGIKDLRFPIRLNTAEGEQATVARLTMTVYLPAEQKGTHMSRFVAMMEQQEAALSFAELRRMTENMLVLLDSHSGKIQVSFPFFRKKTAPVSGIQSLLDYDVTLVGEIEKGAYRYSMKVMVPVTSLCPCSKEISQYGAHNQRSHVTVSLDACAEIGIEEIIDYIEAQASCQLYGLLKRPDEKYVTEKAYENPKFVEDLVRDTATVLMADKRIERFVVESENFESIHNHSAYAYIAYP, encoded by the coding sequence ATGAACGCCATTGCAGACGTGCAATCCAGCCGTGATTTACGCAACCTGCCGATTAATCAGGTCGGCATCAAAGATTTACGCTTCCCAATCCGCCTGAATACTGCCGAGGGCGAACAGGCAACCGTTGCCCGCCTGACGATGACGGTTTATCTGCCCGCCGAGCAAAAAGGCACGCATATGTCCCGCTTTGTGGCGATGATGGAACAGCAGGAAGCGGCGCTGTCGTTTGCCGAATTGCGCCGCATGACTGAAAATATGCTGGTGCTGCTGGACTCGCATTCGGGCAAAATCCAAGTTTCGTTTCCGTTTTTCCGCAAGAAAACAGCGCCGGTTTCGGGCATTCAGTCGCTGCTGGATTATGATGTTACCTTGGTCGGCGAAATCGAAAAAGGCGCTTACCGTTACAGCATGAAAGTAATGGTGCCGGTTACCAGCCTCTGCCCGTGTTCCAAAGAAATCTCGCAATACGGCGCACACAACCAGCGTTCGCACGTTACCGTCAGCCTCGATGCCTGCGCCGAAATCGGCATCGAAGAAATCATCGATTATATCGAAGCACAGGCAAGCTGCCAGCTTTATGGTTTGCTCAAACGCCCGGATGAAAAATACGTTACCGAAAAAGCCTATGAAAATCCGAAGTTTGTCGAAGATTTGGTACGCGATACGGCAACGGTTTTGATGGCGGACAAACGCATTGAACGCTTCGTGGTGGAAAGCGAAAACTTCGAATCCATCCACAACCATTCCGCTTACGCCTATATTGCTTATCCGTAA
- a CDS encoding trans-sulfuration enzyme family protein has product MEFSTKAIHSSYDCDEHNRALMPPIYQNSMFAMHGIGEQTPYRYSRLSNPTRQVLEDTVADLEQGVAAFAFSSGMAGIDAVWRTFLKPGDTVVAVSDIYGGAYDLLVDVYAKWGINVVFADLSNPANLDDILAKQTVKLVWLETPSNPLLRLVDIKTLAEKAKAAGALVGIDNTFATPYLQQPLTLGCDIVFHSATKYLCGHSDVLMGVVVVKTPELAKPLHNMMVNTGAIAGPMDCWLVLRGIKTLALRMQAHCRNALEIAKRLESHPAIERVFYPGLPSHEHHELAKAQMPKGIGGVVTVYLKNDSKAAADSVIQNMNIVKMAASLGGVESLVNHCYSQSHSGVPHDVKMQMGIKEGLLRFSIGVEDVEDIWQDISTALNSTL; this is encoded by the coding sequence ATGGAATTTTCCACCAAAGCCATACATTCCAGCTACGACTGCGACGAACACAACCGAGCCCTGATGCCGCCGATTTACCAAAACAGCATGTTTGCCATGCACGGCATCGGCGAACAGACACCTTACCGCTATTCCCGCCTGAGCAATCCGACCCGCCAAGTCTTGGAAGACACCGTTGCCGACTTGGAGCAGGGCGTAGCGGCGTTTGCCTTTTCCAGCGGCATGGCGGGCATTGATGCCGTGTGGCGCACCTTTCTAAAGCCGGGCGATACCGTGGTTGCCGTATCCGATATTTACGGCGGCGCTTACGATTTATTGGTTGATGTGTATGCCAAATGGGGCATCAATGTCGTATTTGCCGATTTGAGCAATCCCGCCAATTTAGACGATATTCTTGCCAAACAAACTGTCAAACTGGTATGGCTGGAAACGCCGTCTAACCCGCTCTTGCGGCTGGTGGACATCAAAACACTGGCAGAAAAAGCCAAAGCCGCCGGTGCGCTGGTCGGCATCGACAACACCTTTGCCACCCCGTATCTGCAACAGCCGCTGACGCTGGGCTGCGATATTGTGTTCCACTCCGCCACCAAATACCTGTGCGGCCATTCCGACGTATTGATGGGCGTGGTAGTGGTGAAAACCCCCGAATTGGCCAAACCGCTGCACAACATGATGGTCAATACCGGTGCCATTGCTGGTCCGATGGACTGCTGGCTGGTGTTGCGCGGCATCAAAACCCTTGCCCTGCGGATGCAGGCACATTGCCGCAACGCATTGGAGATCGCCAAACGGCTGGAAAGTCATCCCGCCATTGAGCGGGTGTTTTACCCCGGCTTGCCGTCGCACGAACATCACGAACTGGCAAAAGCCCAAATGCCCAAAGGCATAGGCGGCGTAGTAACCGTTTACCTGAAAAACGACAGCAAAGCCGCCGCCGACAGCGTGATTCAAAACATGAACATCGTCAAAATGGCCGCCAGCCTCGGCGGCGTGGAAAGTCTGGTCAATCACTGCTATTCCCAATCCCACAGCGGCGTGCCGCATGATGTAAAAATGCAGATGGGCATCAAAGAAGGCCTGCTGCGCTTCTCCATCGGCGTGGAAGACGTAGAAGACATCTGGCAGGACATTTCCACCGCCTTAAACAGCACACTGTAA
- a CDS encoding ferredoxin--NADP reductase, with the protein MAAAPEAKFTEEQVLWVKQHTPKLMTFAITRPEAYRFSAGQFSRLGFRDGEGFIWRAYSIVSAEYADTLEYFAVLIENGPMSAKFAEMKTGDTILLDKTATGFLLPERFPDGKDLLMLATGSGIAPFLSILEQPEIWQRFDRLALVHSVSYVGELIFNDRLAALAEHPLIEEYFHKFHFIPVTTREQTGHTLGGKRIPELLKQNILAQQLGWQFNPTDTRFMVCGNPEMVKDTLQTLLDLGYTMHRNRLPGQILLENGF; encoded by the coding sequence ATGGCAGCCGCCCCCGAAGCCAAATTTACCGAAGAGCAAGTGTTGTGGGTCAAACAGCATACGCCCAAACTGATGACATTTGCCATCACCCGCCCCGAAGCCTACCGCTTTTCCGCCGGACAGTTTTCCCGCTTGGGCTTTCGGGACGGCGAAGGCTTCATCTGGCGCGCTTACTCAATCGTATCCGCCGAATACGCCGACACGCTCGAATATTTCGCCGTCTTAATTGAAAACGGCCCGATGTCGGCAAAATTCGCCGAAATGAAAACCGGCGATACTATTTTGCTCGACAAAACCGCCACCGGCTTTCTGTTGCCCGAACGTTTCCCCGACGGCAAAGACTTACTGATGCTCGCCACCGGTTCCGGCATCGCCCCGTTTTTATCGATTTTAGAACAACCCGAAATCTGGCAACGCTTCGACCGCTTAGCGCTGGTACATTCCGTATCCTATGTCGGCGAACTGATTTTCAACGACCGCTTGGCAGCGCTGGCAGAACACCCGCTTATCGAAGAATATTTCCACAAATTCCACTTTATCCCCGTAACCACCCGAGAACAAACCGGCCACACCCTCGGCGGCAAACGGATTCCCGAATTGCTCAAACAAAACATCTTAGCGCAGCAACTGGGCTGGCAGTTCAACCCGACAGACACCCGCTTTATGGTCTGCGGCAACCCCGAAATGGTCAAAGACACCCTGCAAACCCTGCTCGATCTAGGCTACACCATGCACCGCAACCGCTTACCGGGCCAGATTTTATTGGAAAACGGGTTTTAA